From a single Agrobacterium tumefaciens genomic region:
- the phnF gene encoding phosphonate metabolism transcriptional regulator PhnF, protein MSPAAAMKRKNGVALWRQIADRIRGEIAAGDHDETGMLPPEMALAEKFGVNRHTVRSAIAALASEGILEPMQGRGTMIARKERLSFPISLRTRFTAGIADQVKEMEALLLSHTTEPASADLAARLQLQTGAPLVRLETLRKADTRPVSRSTTWFPADRFAGIGEAYQKSGSITAAFKSLGVADYVRISTVISASHADTQDLADLELSPGAILLVTQALNADMDGVPVQYAVSRFSADTVEFTVEN, encoded by the coding sequence ATGAGCCCTGCAGCAGCAATGAAAAGAAAGAACGGCGTCGCGCTCTGGCGGCAGATTGCCGACCGGATCAGAGGCGAGATCGCGGCAGGCGATCACGACGAAACCGGCATGTTGCCGCCGGAAATGGCGCTGGCCGAAAAATTCGGCGTCAACCGCCACACCGTCAGAAGCGCCATTGCCGCATTGGCGAGCGAAGGCATCCTCGAGCCGATGCAGGGGCGTGGCACGATGATCGCCCGCAAGGAACGGCTGAGTTTTCCGATTTCACTGCGCACACGGTTCACGGCAGGCATCGCAGATCAGGTGAAGGAAATGGAGGCGCTGCTTCTTTCCCACACGACCGAACCCGCAAGCGCCGATCTGGCAGCGCGGCTGCAACTGCAGACCGGCGCACCGCTCGTGCGTCTGGAGACCTTGCGCAAGGCTGACACCCGGCCGGTTTCCCGCTCGACCACGTGGTTTCCGGCGGATCGTTTTGCCGGAATTGGCGAGGCCTATCAGAAAAGCGGCTCGATCACGGCCGCTTTCAAATCGCTCGGCGTGGCCGACTACGTGCGCATTTCCACCGTCATCTCCGCCAGCCATGCGGATACGCAGGATCTGGCCGATCTCGAATTGTCGCCGGGCGCGATTCTACTCGTCACCCAGGCGCTGAATGCCGATATGGATGGCGTGCCGGTGCAATATGCCGTCAGCCGATTTTCGGCCGATACCGTCGAATTCACGGTGGAAAATTAG
- a CDS encoding methylglyoxal synthase: MEGQRCIALIAHDEKKDDMADFARHHQKALSSFRIVATGTTGGRVQEACPGLEVIRLKSGPLGGDQQIGAMIATGEVDMLIFFTDPLTAMPHDVDVKALTRLATVYDIPMALNRATAENLIDFNSAD; the protein is encoded by the coding sequence ATGGAAGGGCAACGCTGTATCGCGCTCATCGCTCACGACGAGAAAAAAGACGATATGGCGGATTTCGCCCGTCATCACCAGAAGGCGCTCTCCAGTTTCAGGATCGTCGCCACCGGCACGACCGGCGGGCGGGTACAGGAAGCCTGCCCGGGGCTCGAGGTCATTCGTCTGAAAAGCGGACCGCTTGGCGGCGACCAGCAGATCGGCGCGATGATCGCCACCGGCGAAGTGGACATGCTGATCTTTTTCACCGACCCGCTGACGGCCATGCCACATGATGTGGATGTAAAGGCGCTGACCCGGCTTGCCACGGTTTACGATATTCCCATGGCGCTCAACCGCGCCACCGCAGAAAACCTGATCGACTTCAACTCCGCCGACTGA
- the dapB gene encoding 4-hydroxy-tetrahydrodipicolinate reductase — MGSSDMKLVVVGAAGRMGQALIRLIHQTSGVQLHAAVAREGSAFVGRDAGEIAGLGPIGVEITSDPLQAFLHAEGVIDFTSPATSVTFAGLAAQARIVHVIGTTGCSPDDEEKFKAASRHARIVKSGNMSLGVNLLSVLTQQAAQALDAQNWDIEILEMHHKHKVDAPSGTALLLGEAAAAGRKVDLTTSSVRVRDGHTGARETGTIGFATLRGGSVIGEHSVIFAGEGERVELSHYAGDRSIFARGAIAAAVWALDKKPGFYSMLDVLGLSQTE, encoded by the coding sequence ATGGGCAGCAGCGACATGAAACTGGTGGTGGTCGGCGCGGCGGGCCGCATGGGACAGGCGCTCATCCGCCTCATTCACCAGACATCAGGCGTCCAGCTGCATGCCGCCGTCGCGCGTGAAGGCTCGGCCTTTGTCGGCCGCGATGCTGGCGAGATTGCCGGTCTTGGGCCCATCGGCGTCGAAATCACCAGCGATCCGCTGCAGGCCTTTCTCCATGCCGAAGGGGTGATTGACTTCACCTCACCGGCAACCAGCGTCACCTTCGCCGGTCTCGCCGCGCAGGCTCGCATCGTGCATGTCATCGGCACCACCGGCTGTTCGCCGGATGACGAGGAAAAATTCAAGGCGGCGTCGCGCCATGCGCGCATCGTCAAGTCGGGCAATATGAGCCTCGGCGTCAACCTGCTCAGCGTTTTGACGCAGCAGGCGGCGCAGGCGCTGGATGCGCAGAACTGGGACATCGAAATCCTGGAAATGCACCACAAGCACAAGGTGGACGCGCCTTCCGGCACGGCGCTTTTGCTGGGTGAAGCGGCCGCGGCCGGCCGCAAGGTCGATCTCACCACCTCTTCCGTTCGCGTGCGCGACGGACATACGGGTGCGCGGGAGACTGGCACCATCGGTTTCGCCACGCTGCGCGGCGGTTCGGTGATCGGTGAACATTCGGTGATCTTTGCCGGCGAGGGTGAACGCGTCGAGCTTTCCCACTATGCCGGCGACCGCTCCATTTTCGCACGCGGTGCGATTGCGGCAGCTGTCTGGGCTTTAGACAAGAAGCCGGGCTTCTATTCCATGCTGGATGTGCTCGGTCTTTCGCAGACGGAATAA
- the mepA gene encoding penicillin-insensitive murein endopeptidase, whose translation MTAGSSRVFKAAMLAISVVSALQLQMETASAEDRPAKEVFGHTALPSAAASQPIGSYAKGCQSGAIAMPTDGPGWQAMRLSRNRRWGQPQLISFLERFSQDAQKIGWPGLLLGDISQPRGGPMLTGHASHQIGLDVDVWWRPMPNPRLSVEQRETVPFISMLDKAKFLTVDDRKWSPLNARLVMMAASYPQVERVFVNPAIKQKLCQTWTGDRTFMGKIRPIYGHDEHFHIRLECPPGAPNCKPQAAVGKGDGCDKSLAWWFTKEPWAPPKKDPNAKPVKPRPVMVSDLPAACAAVAAAPSANPEGIAAQAYSPAPVQAVRQQSVEQVIQNAPTLQPPSDIPLPTQRPTLN comes from the coding sequence ATGACGGCGGGATCATCGAGAGTTTTCAAGGCGGCCATGCTGGCGATTTCGGTCGTTTCCGCGCTGCAGTTGCAGATGGAAACCGCATCGGCCGAGGACCGGCCCGCGAAAGAAGTGTTCGGCCACACGGCCCTGCCCTCCGCAGCAGCCTCCCAGCCGATTGGCTCCTATGCCAAGGGCTGCCAGTCCGGCGCCATCGCCATGCCGACCGACGGTCCCGGCTGGCAGGCCATGCGGCTTTCGCGCAACCGGCGCTGGGGCCAGCCGCAGCTGATTTCCTTCCTCGAGCGCTTTTCGCAGGATGCGCAGAAGATCGGCTGGCCGGGTCTGCTGCTCGGCGATATTTCCCAGCCACGCGGCGGGCCGATGCTGACCGGCCATGCGTCGCACCAGATCGGACTCGATGTGGATGTCTGGTGGCGGCCAATGCCTAATCCCCGGCTGAGTGTGGAGCAGCGCGAAACGGTGCCGTTCATTTCCATGCTGGACAAAGCCAAGTTTTTGACGGTCGATGATCGCAAATGGTCGCCGCTCAATGCCCGGCTGGTGATGATGGCGGCGAGCTATCCGCAGGTGGAGCGCGTCTTCGTCAACCCGGCCATCAAGCAGAAGCTTTGCCAGACATGGACCGGCGACCGCACCTTCATGGGCAAGATCAGGCCGATCTATGGGCACGACGAACATTTCCACATCCGCCTCGAATGCCCGCCCGGCGCGCCTAACTGCAAGCCGCAGGCGGCCGTGGGCAAAGGCGATGGCTGCGACAAGTCGCTCGCCTGGTGGTTTACCAAAGAACCATGGGCGCCGCCGAAAAAAGACCCCAATGCCAAACCGGTGAAACCGCGTCCGGTCATGGTCTCCGACCTGCCCGCCGCCTGCGCCGCCGTGGCTGCCGCCCCTTCCGCCAACCCCGAGGGTATTGCTGCGCAGGCATATTCCCCCGCGCCGGTCCAGGCCGTGCGCCAGCAAAGCGTGGAACAGGTTATTCAGAACGCTCCGACCCTCCAGCCGCCTTCGGATATTCCGCTTCCGACCCAACGTCCGACATTGAACTGA
- a CDS encoding glucokinase: MPKTSDTEYLSFPILLGDIGGTNARFSILIDSFAEPVHLTTVKTAEYPTIDDAIQKAVLDKTSLQPVSTILAIAGPIEGDEIPLTNCHWVVKPKGMLANLGLKDVIVINDFEAQALAIAALDDDNREPIGSGKKDMLASRVVLGPGTGLGVAGLVYARHMWFPVPGEGGHIDVGPRSARDYAVFPHIETIEGRVAGEQILCGRGLVNLYRAVCKTDGIEPVFSDPADITSHGLSGQNAQAKETLSLFSTYLGRVAGDLALIFMAKGGVYLAGGISQKIIPALKSPEFRAAFEDKAPHSALMRTIPTFVVTHPQAALSGLATYARTPADFGLALDGRRWRA, from the coding sequence ATGCCGAAGACGTCCGATACCGAATATCTGTCCTTTCCGATCCTTCTTGGCGACATCGGCGGCACCAATGCCCGCTTTTCCATCCTGATCGATTCCTTTGCGGAACCGGTGCACCTCACCACCGTGAAGACGGCGGAATATCCGACGATCGACGACGCCATCCAGAAAGCGGTCCTGGACAAGACATCGCTTCAGCCGGTCTCGACAATTCTTGCGATTGCCGGCCCCATCGAAGGCGACGAGATACCGCTCACCAACTGCCACTGGGTCGTCAAGCCAAAGGGCATGCTGGCTAATCTCGGCCTGAAGGATGTCATCGTCATCAATGATTTCGAGGCACAGGCTCTGGCGATTGCAGCGCTTGACGACGACAACCGCGAGCCTATCGGCTCCGGCAAGAAAGACATGCTGGCGTCGCGCGTCGTTCTCGGACCCGGCACGGGTCTCGGCGTCGCCGGTCTGGTTTACGCCCGTCATATGTGGTTCCCGGTGCCCGGTGAGGGCGGCCATATCGATGTCGGCCCAAGAAGTGCGCGTGATTATGCGGTTTTCCCGCATATCGAAACCATTGAGGGCCGTGTTGCCGGCGAACAGATCCTGTGCGGGCGCGGACTGGTCAATCTTTACCGCGCCGTCTGCAAGACCGATGGCATCGAACCCGTCTTTTCCGATCCGGCCGATATCACCTCGCATGGGCTTTCGGGCCAGAACGCGCAGGCAAAAGAAACGCTTTCGCTTTTCAGCACCTATCTCGGCCGCGTGGCGGGCGATCTCGCGCTGATTTTCATGGCAAAGGGCGGCGTCTATCTCGCCGGCGGCATTTCGCAGAAGATCATCCCGGCGCTGAAGAGTCCGGAGTTCCGGGCCGCCTTTGAAGACAAGGCGCCACACAGCGCGTTGATGCGGACCATTCCGACCTTCGTGGTCACCCATCCGCAGGCGGCCCTTTCCGGCCTCGCCACCTATGCGAGAACGCCTGCCGATTTCGGCCTGGCGCTGGACGGGCGGCGCTGGAGAGCCTGA